One genomic segment of Methanothermobacter tenebrarum includes these proteins:
- a CDS encoding MoaD/ThiS family protein has product MKFTLIIDDEKKTMKIREKLTIKDVLKDFKIPLEAVVVKKNGEIVVEEEQVNDGDIIEVIRVIYGG; this is encoded by the coding sequence ATGAAATTCACTCTCATAATAGATGACGAGAAAAAAACAATGAAAATCAGGGAAAAATTAACAATCAAAGATGTTCTCAAAGATTTTAAAATCCCCCTAGAAGCGGTTGTAGTTAAAAAAAATGGTGAGATAGTAGTTGAAGAAGAACAAGTAAATGATGGCGACATTATAGAAGTTATTAGGGTCATATATGGTGGATAA
- a CDS encoding TIGR00269 family protein, which produces MSCTKCGSENVIIHRRYSGQHLCKKCFIETIQKKVLKDIKKYELIKKGDKVLVALSGGKDSTTVLDILSILAERNIIELEAITIDEGIKDYREKGIEYASETCKKLGIPQHIFSFKEHFKITIDEIMASKPPRKACTYCGVLRRWILNKEAKKLGADKIATGHNLDDEVQAIVMNYLEGNIENLTRIGPATYSQKFVTKIKPLREIPEKEVTAYVMAKGLKVHLEECPYRKTSFRKKIGTILTGLSKDHPTILYSTLRGHEKIRNALKKELKGESILRECIRCGQPAARDLCKTCTLLKEIGRLKDEIHSHNR; this is translated from the coding sequence ATGTCATGTACAAAATGTGGCTCAGAAAATGTTATCATCCATAGAAGATATTCAGGACAACACCTATGCAAAAAATGCTTCATTGAAACAATCCAAAAAAAAGTCCTCAAGGACATAAAAAAATACGAACTGATAAAAAAAGGTGATAAAGTACTGGTCGCCCTTTCAGGTGGAAAAGACAGCACAACAGTACTAGATATACTATCAATACTCGCAGAAAGAAACATAATAGAACTCGAGGCAATAACAATAGACGAAGGTATAAAAGACTACCGCGAAAAAGGAATAGAATACGCCTCAGAAACTTGCAAAAAACTTGGAATACCACAACACATATTCTCATTCAAAGAACACTTCAAAATAACAATAGACGAAATAATGGCATCAAAACCCCCAAGAAAAGCATGCACATACTGCGGAGTGCTCAGAAGATGGATACTTAACAAGGAAGCCAAAAAACTTGGAGCAGATAAAATAGCAACCGGACACAATCTTGACGACGAAGTCCAAGCAATAGTAATGAACTACCTAGAAGGAAACATAGAAAACCTCACCAGGATAGGCCCTGCAACCTATTCACAAAAATTTGTAACTAAAATCAAACCACTCAGGGAAATCCCAGAAAAAGAGGTCACAGCATATGTAATGGCAAAGGGCTTAAAAGTCCACCTAGAAGAATGCCCATACCGAAAAACTTCCTTCAGGAAAAAAATAGGCACAATACTAACCGGACTATCAAAAGACCATCCCACCATACTATACTCCACCCTAAGAGGTCATGAAAAAATCAGAAATGCCCTTAAAAAAGAACTTAAAGGGGAATCCATACTAAGAGAGTGTATAAGGTGTGGTCAGCCAGCTGCCCGGGACCTATGCAAAACTTGCACCCTCCTAAAAGAGATAGGGAGGTTAAAAGATGAAATTCACTCTCATAATAGATGA